Proteins from a single region of Catenulispora acidiphila DSM 44928:
- a CDS encoding SDR family oxidoreductase produces MTQDVRTLAVTVEGGKLSVRTYGDPSKPIVLLVHGYPDTQAVWDGIVAELVDDFYVVTYDTRGIGASKGPLFKHGYTLEHLADDLYAVADVVAPDRPVHLVGHDWGSIQAWEAVTRADSAQRFLSYTSISGPCLDHAALWTRSGIRKPTPKAAARSLKQALASWYIVVFHLPVGPRVAWRLGLAKQWPRIIKAIEGTRLDPSPTLHRDGSRGVLYYRANMLPKMRRPQERSTTVPVQVLTPTGDRFVTPALAAQAPVPWTERLYVRKVNGGHWIVVKKPALIAERIREFVQSSIATPGGPEPVRSLLRAEARQGTKDRREFEDKLVVVTGAGSGIGRATALAFAEKGADIVVADIDSVAAARTVELVELLGARGYLYTVDVSSGEAMEKFANDVKETAGVPDVVVNNAGIGMSGPFLATEVKDWEKILGVNVWGVIHGARCFGAMMRERGEGGHIVNLASAAAYTPSRTLSAYSTSKAAVLMLSECLRAEFASYGIGVSAICPGFIATNITRTTKFVGQSAEQQERTRQRITGLYRKRNFGPDKVAERIVDAVRRDRPVVPVALEARAGKAVSRLSPALARRMAKIDPTG; encoded by the coding sequence ATGACCCAGGACGTCCGCACCTTGGCGGTGACCGTGGAGGGCGGCAAGCTCTCCGTCCGCACGTACGGGGACCCCTCGAAGCCGATTGTGTTGCTGGTCCACGGTTATCCCGACACCCAAGCGGTGTGGGACGGCATCGTTGCGGAACTCGTTGACGACTTCTACGTCGTCACTTACGACACCCGCGGTATCGGCGCTTCCAAGGGACCGCTGTTCAAGCACGGCTATACGTTGGAGCACCTTGCGGACGACCTCTATGCGGTCGCCGACGTAGTCGCCCCCGATCGGCCGGTGCATCTGGTCGGCCACGACTGGGGTTCCATCCAGGCTTGGGAAGCGGTGACGCGCGCGGACTCCGCACAGCGTTTCCTGTCCTATACGTCCATCTCCGGTCCCTGCCTGGACCACGCTGCTCTGTGGACGCGCTCGGGTATCCGTAAGCCGACTCCCAAGGCGGCGGCGCGTTCGCTGAAGCAGGCACTCGCGTCTTGGTACATCGTCGTGTTCCACCTTCCGGTGGGACCGCGAGTGGCGTGGAGGCTCGGTCTCGCTAAGCAGTGGCCGCGGATCATCAAAGCTATAGAGGGAACCAGACTCGACCCCTCCCCGACTTTGCATAGGGATGGCTCGCGCGGTGTCCTCTACTACCGCGCCAACATGCTGCCCAAGATGCGGCGTCCCCAGGAGCGGTCGACCACGGTTCCCGTCCAGGTGCTCACTCCGACCGGCGACCGATTCGTGACTCCGGCCCTCGCCGCGCAGGCGCCGGTTCCGTGGACGGAGCGGCTCTATGTGCGGAAGGTCAACGGCGGCCATTGGATCGTCGTGAAGAAGCCCGCGCTGATCGCCGAGCGGATCCGGGAGTTCGTCCAGTCCAGCATCGCCACTCCAGGAGGACCTGAGCCCGTGCGTTCCCTACTGCGTGCCGAGGCTAGGCAGGGCACTAAGGACCGCCGTGAGTTCGAGGACAAGCTGGTCGTCGTCACCGGCGCCGGTTCCGGTATCGGACGCGCCACCGCGCTGGCGTTCGCCGAGAAGGGCGCGGACATCGTCGTTGCCGACATCGACAGTGTCGCTGCCGCGCGCACCGTAGAGCTGGTCGAACTGCTCGGTGCGCGCGGCTACCTCTATACGGTCGACGTCTCCTCTGGCGAGGCCATGGAGAAGTTCGCGAACGACGTTAAGGAGACGGCGGGCGTTCCCGACGTTGTCGTCAACAACGCGGGCATCGGGATGTCCGGTCCCTTCCTCGCCACAGAGGTGAAGGACTGGGAGAAGATCCTCGGCGTCAACGTCTGGGGCGTCATCCACGGCGCGCGCTGTTTCGGCGCGATGATGCGGGAGCGCGGCGAGGGCGGGCACATCGTGAACCTCGCTTCCGCCGCCGCCTATACGCCGTCGCGCACTCTCTCTGCCTACTCGACGTCCAAGGCGGCCGTCCTCATGCTCTCCGAATGCCTGCGCGCGGAGTTCGCGAGCTACGGCATCGGCGTCTCGGCGATCTGCCCCGGCTTCATCGCCACCAACATCACCCGGACGACGAAGTTCGTCGGGCAGAGCGCCGAGCAGCAGGAGCGGACCCGGCAGCGGATCACCGGCCTGTACCGGAAGCGGAACTTCGGGCCCGACAAGGTGGCCGAGCGCATCGTCGACGCCGTGCGGCGGGACCGGCCGGTGGTCCCGGTCGCGCTGGAGGCCAGGGCGGGCAAGGCCGTCTCCCGGCTGTCCCCGGCGCTGGCCCGCCGGATGGCGAAGATCGACCCGACCGGCTGA
- a CDS encoding SigE family RNA polymerase sigma factor, with translation MRKLKSPLAHGGSAEAREQFREYAVGAQPHLRRSAYLLCGNWHTAEDLVQTTFGRLFRSWPRVMRADSVDAYARTVLYRAFLDMKQKDRATVALDNVPEPASPSDDAALRLAVRSALDTLPPRARAVVVLRFWEDLTVDQTADALGITPGTVKSQTSRAIAILRQRLGAAVSELIHD, from the coding sequence GTGAGGAAACTCAAGAGCCCGCTGGCGCATGGCGGTTCGGCCGAGGCCCGCGAACAGTTCCGCGAGTACGCCGTGGGGGCACAGCCCCACTTGCGCCGTAGCGCGTACCTGTTGTGCGGGAACTGGCACACCGCCGAGGATCTCGTGCAGACGACCTTCGGTCGGCTGTTCCGGTCCTGGCCGAGGGTGATGCGCGCCGACTCCGTCGACGCCTACGCCCGCACGGTGCTGTATCGCGCCTTCCTGGACATGAAGCAGAAGGACCGTGCGACGGTCGCCCTCGACAACGTCCCCGAACCGGCCTCCCCTTCTGACGACGCCGCACTCCGGCTCGCGGTGCGCAGCGCACTCGACACGCTGCCGCCGCGCGCCAGGGCGGTCGTCGTCCTGCGGTTCTGGGAGGACCTGACCGTCGACCAGACAGCCGACGCACTGGGGATCACGCCGGGGACGGTCAAGAGCCAGACGTCGCGGGCGATCGCCATCCTGCGGCAACGGCTCGGTGCGGCCGTCAGCGAGCTCATCCACGACTAG
- a CDS encoding metal-dependent hydrolase, translating to MADLKPRRVKFDWENTPLHWIPEDPYATHIINVLHLLLPAGERWFVHVYKQILPYIHDEQLKAEVKGFMGQEGTHAVAHQNVLHHMKVQGLDPDPFVAQIEWLFEQLLGDSTMPPFAREKWLRERLAIIAAIEHFTAVLGKWIVDSRGLDAAGADPVMLDLLRWHGAEEVEHRSVAYDVFMHLDGSYARRTRAMLVTSVAFAWIWGRGTKFMVAHDPHELRAGRPTAMTEREFLGRFRDAARRGRLPSLSSLVVEVPKYLKPSYHPSRHGSTQSALDYLAVSPAAVYAAELAAARKSDVDG from the coding sequence ATGGCTGACCTGAAGCCGCGGCGCGTGAAGTTCGACTGGGAGAACACGCCGCTGCACTGGATCCCCGAGGATCCGTACGCGACGCACATCATCAACGTGCTGCACCTGCTGCTGCCGGCCGGCGAGCGCTGGTTCGTGCACGTCTACAAGCAGATCCTGCCCTACATCCACGACGAACAGCTCAAGGCCGAGGTCAAGGGCTTCATGGGCCAGGAGGGCACGCACGCCGTCGCGCACCAGAACGTCCTGCACCACATGAAGGTGCAGGGGCTGGACCCGGACCCCTTCGTGGCGCAGATCGAGTGGCTCTTCGAGCAGTTGCTCGGCGACAGCACCATGCCGCCGTTTGCCCGCGAGAAGTGGCTGCGCGAGCGGCTCGCGATCATCGCGGCGATCGAGCACTTCACCGCCGTGCTCGGCAAGTGGATCGTGGACTCGCGCGGGCTGGACGCCGCCGGCGCCGACCCGGTGATGCTCGACCTGCTGCGCTGGCACGGCGCCGAGGAGGTGGAGCACCGCTCGGTGGCCTACGACGTCTTCATGCACCTGGACGGCTCCTACGCCCGGCGCACCCGCGCGATGCTGGTGACCTCCGTGGCCTTCGCCTGGATCTGGGGCCGCGGCACGAAGTTCATGGTCGCCCACGACCCCCACGAGCTACGCGCAGGGCGCCCGACCGCGATGACCGAACGCGAGTTCCTGGGACGCTTCCGCGACGCCGCACGGCGTGGACGACTGCCGTCCCTGAGCAGCCTGGTCGTCGAGGTCCCGAAGTACCTCAAGCCCTCGTACCATCCCTCGCGTCATGGATCCACGCAGTCTGCGCTGGACTACCTGGCGGTGTCCCCGGCCGCCGTCTACGCGGCCGAGCTGGCTGCGGCGCGCAAGAGCGACGTCGACGGCTGA
- the purU gene encoding formyltetrahydrofolate deformylase, whose product MAGMAEPKKQQWVLTLSCPDTPGVVHGVANYLLMTGCTILDSQQYGDPDSGLFFMRVSFERVHDAVTLEQLNSSFEAVGATFRMAWRIHDANELMPVVLMVSKFGHCLNDLLFRASTGALPVRIAAVVSNHSDFEELTRSYGVDFVHLPVAAGDAEGKAKAEAALLEVVESRGVELVVLARYMQVLTDEVCKALEGRMINIHHSFLPSFKGAKPYHQAHARGVKLIGATAHYVTADLDEGPIIEQEVARVGHGVTPEQLVAVGRDVECQVLARAVKWHAEHRVLLNGKRTVVFP is encoded by the coding sequence ATGGCGGGCATGGCCGAGCCGAAGAAGCAGCAGTGGGTCCTCACCCTGTCGTGTCCGGACACCCCCGGTGTCGTGCACGGCGTCGCGAACTACCTCCTCATGACGGGCTGCACGATTCTGGACAGTCAGCAGTACGGGGATCCCGACTCCGGTCTGTTCTTCATGCGGGTCAGCTTCGAGCGGGTCCACGACGCGGTGACGCTGGAGCAGCTCAACAGCAGTTTCGAGGCGGTCGGCGCGACGTTCCGGATGGCCTGGCGGATCCACGACGCCAACGAGCTGATGCCGGTGGTGCTGATGGTCAGCAAGTTCGGGCACTGCCTGAACGACCTGCTGTTCCGGGCGAGCACCGGGGCGCTGCCGGTGCGGATCGCCGCCGTGGTGTCCAACCACAGCGACTTCGAGGAGCTGACCCGCTCCTACGGCGTGGACTTCGTGCACCTGCCGGTCGCCGCCGGCGACGCCGAGGGCAAGGCGAAGGCCGAGGCGGCGCTGCTGGAGGTGGTCGAGAGCCGGGGCGTGGAGCTGGTCGTGCTGGCCCGCTACATGCAGGTGCTCACCGACGAGGTCTGCAAGGCGCTGGAGGGCCGGATGATCAACATCCACCACTCCTTCCTGCCGAGCTTCAAGGGCGCCAAGCCCTACCACCAGGCGCACGCCCGCGGCGTGAAGCTGATCGGCGCCACCGCCCACTACGTCACCGCCGACCTCGACGAGGGCCCGATCATCGAGCAGGAGGTGGCGCGCGTCGGCCACGGCGTCACCCCCGAGCAGCTGGTCGCGGTCGGCCGCGACGTGGAGTGCCAGGTGCTGGCGCGCGCCGTGAAGTGGCACGCCGAGCACCGGGTGCTGCTGAACGGCAAGCGCACCGTCGTCTTCCCCTGA
- a CDS encoding TetR/AcrR family transcriptional regulator — protein sequence MQSESRSSQPVRSTPRTAPRRRLSVDRRRDELIEAALDLLAERGPDEVSVDDVAQAAGASRALVYHYFGTKQELYAAALSKAAAELTRRLAQIEPGDTPLQRLDRAVRAFVEFAEAHSAGFVALLGGSAAYGSGGESAALVHSVEDTVYELLVEGLGEPTPVDPLVRMTLKCWVAAAETAVLDWLKHQDLPRTEIEQQLIIQLGALLMAIGHEVPV from the coding sequence GTGCAGTCCGAGTCCCGCAGCTCCCAGCCCGTCCGCTCCACCCCGCGCACGGCACCCCGCCGCCGGCTGTCGGTCGACCGCCGCCGCGACGAGCTGATCGAGGCGGCGCTGGACCTGCTCGCCGAACGCGGTCCCGACGAGGTGTCCGTCGACGACGTGGCGCAGGCCGCCGGCGCCTCGCGCGCGCTGGTCTACCACTACTTCGGGACCAAGCAGGAGCTCTACGCCGCCGCGCTGTCCAAGGCCGCCGCCGAGCTGACCCGGCGGCTGGCGCAGATCGAGCCCGGCGACACCCCGCTGCAGCGGCTGGACCGCGCGGTGCGGGCGTTCGTGGAGTTCGCCGAGGCGCACTCGGCCGGATTCGTCGCGCTGCTCGGCGGATCGGCGGCCTACGGCTCCGGCGGGGAGTCGGCCGCGCTGGTGCACTCGGTGGAGGACACCGTCTACGAACTCCTCGTGGAGGGACTCGGCGAGCCCACCCCGGTGGACCCGCTCGTCCGCATGACGCTCAAGTGCTGGGTCGCCGCCGCCGAGACCGCGGTGCTGGACTGGCTCAAGCACCAGGACCTGCCCCGCACCGAGATCGAGCAGCAACTGATCATTCAGCTAGGCGCGCTGCTGATGGCGATCGGCCATGAGGTCCCGGTCTAG
- a CDS encoding M24 family metallopeptidase produces MSNKTGPTPEALQRHRDAQALAYRCAETVGAGLEAGVTEREAARRMRAYLRETGVEDFFHIPFAWFGERTAFRSLKGPWTPLHFFPTNKRLEEGMSYILDCSPVVDGYVSDIGYSGVLGDPGTNRIFDALMRDLAEYRTLILRRIKAGDTLSEVYAAVDALIARQGYESRHKVYPGRVIGHQVGRMTQRRAVSDLMVGRYAFGFGLRTLETLGREIVTEGVKGRSPLWAGGKASRHAPMPGLWAVEPHIGFPSISGGSKHSVGVKFEELLVVTEDDAFWLDDDLPHVRRWQLEGAHA; encoded by the coding sequence GTGTCCAATAAAACCGGTCCCACGCCCGAAGCCCTGCAGCGTCACCGCGACGCCCAGGCGCTGGCCTACCGCTGCGCCGAGACGGTTGGCGCGGGACTGGAAGCCGGCGTCACCGAGCGGGAGGCCGCGCGGCGGATGCGCGCCTACCTGCGGGAGACCGGCGTCGAGGACTTCTTCCACATCCCCTTCGCCTGGTTCGGGGAGCGCACCGCGTTCCGCTCGCTGAAGGGCCCGTGGACGCCTCTGCACTTCTTCCCGACGAACAAGCGGCTCGAGGAGGGGATGTCGTACATCCTCGACTGCTCGCCGGTGGTCGACGGCTACGTCTCCGACATCGGCTACTCCGGCGTCCTCGGCGACCCCGGCACGAACCGCATCTTCGACGCGCTCATGCGCGACCTCGCGGAGTACCGGACGCTGATCCTGCGACGGATCAAGGCCGGGGACACGCTGTCCGAGGTCTACGCGGCGGTCGACGCGCTCATCGCGCGGCAGGGATACGAGTCCCGGCACAAGGTCTACCCGGGCCGCGTCATCGGCCACCAGGTCGGCCGGATGACCCAGCGCCGCGCTGTGTCCGATTTGATGGTGGGCCGCTATGCCTTCGGCTTCGGGCTGCGCACGCTGGAGACTCTGGGGCGCGAGATCGTCACCGAGGGGGTCAAGGGGCGCTCGCCGCTGTGGGCCGGAGGCAAAGCCTCCCGGCACGCGCCGATGCCGGGGCTGTGGGCGGTCGAGCCGCACATCGGCTTTCCGTCCATCTCTGGCGGCAGCAAGCACAGCGTCGGGGTGAAGTTCGAGGAACTGCTGGTCGTCACCGAGGACGACGCCTTCTGGCTCGACGACGACCTGCCGCATGTCCGGCGCTGGCAACTGGAAGGTGCACACGCATGA